The Tenrec ecaudatus isolate mTenEca1 chromosome 4, mTenEca1.hap1, whole genome shotgun sequence region ggtcttttttttcttctgagaatCAGCTTTTGTTTATTGATAGATCTTCAGTGAGATCTCTCTCAAACACTGCCTTGCTTTCCTCCACAGAAGGGGTCTCAAAAGCCTTATATTCAAGTCCTCCACGTACTACTTGCATCCCTCTTTGGAATTTGTCAGGTGGTCTTCTGTCCAGTCTTCTAAGGGGGAAGGAAAGGAAACTAACAGCGGTTGAATCAATACATTTTGCCAGACAGTGTGGAAACACTATATTTGATCTGTTCACCAGTTTTACAACAACACTACCAGTTGATAAATGAGAAACCTAGGGCTCAGAGGCTAAATGAGCCCATCCTGACCTCATCTGTAATTTAAAATTCAGTATCTATGTCTGTCTGCTTCTAATGTCCAAGCTTCTCCCATTATGTCCATTCAAATGAGGAAACTCACAGTGTTCTTTTATTGTATAATTGACATCTATGTTAAGAACCGGTTTGCCATACTGACGTCTAATTAGTGCTTCTACCACCCAGTTCATTGCATAGTGCTGGGGACATAAAAGCTCGCAAGCAGCCATCCAAAGTACAACTAGAGATGGGCTGTGTGCCTAATTACCTCCACGAACGACTACTTTCTTTGCATGAGACCAGTAGAACTAGATGGTTCCTGACTGCCATTACTGAAGATTTTGATAAAAGATCCCTAAAAAGAATCCTGATGAAAAGGGGGAAATATAGAACAAGATTtcaaattctcagagaattcagaTTTCCTGGAGCCTTAGAAACGGAATGAACCTCAGATAATCTTTAAAACTTCAACCAAAAATATCCCTTGAAGTCTTCTTAAAGCCAAATATTAGTTGAGCTTACCTAGTAAGGTCGGAAgagcccctggtggtgtagtggttatgcattggcctgcgaCCCACATgattgtcagttcaaaaccaccagcagctccgtgggagaaagacggggctttctagtcccataaacaggtccagtcttagaaacccacaagggatcactatgtgtcagcatcgactagatggcagtgagtatggtttttgGACAGGTTGTCTCCACCTTCAAGTCACCTAATAATGACTTGAACTCAATAGGGCTAAAACTTAACTTACTGCTTCACCATCATTTCCTGTGCTCCTGTGTTTCTCTGCTTCTCCGTCTCCACAGTCCACATGTGTTTTGCCTGGACCCAGGATGGCTTCTCTGCATTTCTGTTCCATGGTGCTACCGTTTAGTCGCGTCTGCTCCATGAGTAACTTCTGCTAATTGTATGGAAAACATTTTTGAAATCCCTAATTACAAATGAGGCCTCTAAGAACTTTGTACATCCTCTCGGCTAAAGAGATAGAGCAACTGTAATTACTAGGTAATGTGTTAGTATGAAACTAACAGGACTGTTTCCCAAACAAAGGCAATGTATTCTTTCCcccttttaattttaaataaaaggtaCCTTTTCTGGTTTGcaaataaaatgttaagaaaCTTTCTCTCACCAGACGTTCTCTCATTAATAGTTCCATAGCAGCCTACAGAATAGCAGCTGTGACAAGAAGGTTTTCCAAAATGGATTTTCTAAAAAGGCTGATATTCTACCAGAGGAAAATATTCCATATTTAAGAGCAATtttagcaaaaaaagaaaaaaccaaaaacccaaaccaggaAACCCTAGATTTTAAAGGTCATTATAAATTATTTCTAAAAATCTAAAAATCAAACCTGAACATTTCCTCAAGTCTAAACATTACCCTATCATCAACTTTTTGTTGGCTCCGTGTCACCAACCACATCAAGCCATCTTTGCTTATCAAGTTATTGGAGACACGTGGTTATAATAGGGATCATCTTTCAGCCTCTGCTATGTGTAAAACTCCTTTAGAATAGAGACGTATACTCTAAAAACTTGAGTCTTCTGTCATTTATATTTCAATGTCCTGCCTCTGTTGAAGATGGCTTATGTTTTTTAGGCATCTGTGGAAAAACTAGGATTGCAGAAATAGGAGGTGTGCCTTACTTAATGCCTCTGGTAAACCTCAAAAAAGTAAGTGTTGACCTTTCACTCTTCATATTCAAATGAAGGTTGTAGAAGTTGGGTGGATTCTTCGTTTTCACTAGTAAAAGATCCATTGGTCAATGTGGAAAGGAAGTGTTATGGACTCAGGAATGTGAAGAAAACCGGAGAACTACTGTAAGTTATGAATTATGAGTCTGAGGCCCCAATGTGGCCTGATTAAAGTCATTTTTTTGTCCTCCTCTATAGGTGTATGACCTGAATAAGATTGCGAAAGACATCAAGCTGCCCGGAGCTTTCATTCTGGGAGCAGGAGCCGGCCCATTTCAGACACTCGGATTCAATTCTGAGGTCAGTGTATATATTCTGCAATTATTTTATTGATCTGACATTTTTTACCCTACCAGAAAACAGAGCCTTCTTGAACTGTGAGTCGCTGATGTCATATTATCATCATTTTATACTGTTTTTCTAAGATATACTCTGGGGGGAAAGCAGCATGAGACAAGTCTAGCTTCCCATCACGGTCTGCTCAGGACCCTGGATTGTAAAACACTGTATCCTTAGACATCATAGAATTCCTAGCTCCTCCATGATACTTCGCTTTTGGTGGAGGGCAGCTTTGGGTAAGAAAATGGGTTTTTAATGTGTTGATTATTTGCCACAGGTAATATCTACTACGTACATCCGTCCATTTTCCAAGTAAAAACATCACACCAGTGTTTCTTGACATTTAATGAGCCATTCACATACAGCTCCTCAGGTGTGACCAATCGTCAGTGATCACACAACTGCTGCAGAAGCAACATTGTTTGCCTTTTGCTCACGGAAAAAGCTTAAAAGTTAAAGACAAACATTTTGAAGGAAATGCTACAAATGTTAGAGAACACTAAGGATTACTGCAAACACTTTAGAATATTTCCTATTTTCATTGGGTCTGGAAGTAAAATTCTTTAAATTCTGGGATGAAATACTTTGTCACGTTTTAACCTAGTAGATATTCTAAAGAGAATATCTTAATAGAGTAAGTGCATCAGtaacttgctgaaaataaggaggacttgaagcacttgctgaagaaggtcAAAGAATTTAGCCAATGGGATGGTTTATAACTCACtgcaaagaaaactaaaatcctcacaagtggaccaataggcacCATCTTGATAAGCAGAGAAGAGACTGATGTAGTCacgggtttcatcttgcttggcggcGTAATCAGTGCTCCTGTAGCAGTGGTTGAGATATGAAAGGACACCTTGCACTGAGTACATGTGCTGAACCAAGACCTCTGTAAAGCGTTCAAGAGCAAGGATCTTACTTGGAGAGtgcggtgcacctgactcaagccacggtgttttcagTGCCTCAAATGCGTGTGAAGGTTGGTCAgcgataaggaagactgaaggagagcgGGTGCATTTGGAGACTCTTGAAGGGACCATGCGCAAAGAAcaaacacgtctgtcttggaagtagccCAGCCAGAAACAAGCATGGCAAGAGTTTGTCGCaccgactttggacatgttatcaggagggacgagTCCCTGAGGAAGGACACAATGCTTGGGAAAGTAAACCCGGGAAGCGCAAAAGAGGACCCTGGACAAGCGGGCTTGGCTTGGTGGCGGCAGTGGGGGTCTCACACCTAGAAACCATGGTGAGGGGCCCTGggtctgggcagtatttcattctgctgtgcacagggtcactgggagtcaggacTTGACAGTATCTAGCAGCACGGTTGACTAATTCATTTATTTACCTTTCTTTTTGATTTATGCACCTTTCTTTTCAGTTTATGCCGGTGATTCAAACAGAAAGTGAACACCGGGCTCCTGTGAATGGAAGCTACTTTGCCCGTGTTAACCCTGCGGATGGAGGCTGCATGCTACAGAAGTACAGTGAGAAACACCATGATTTTGGGTGTGCTTTACTGGCTAATCTTTTTGCCAGTGAGGGACAACCTGGCAAGGTGATTGCCATAACAATGCAGTATTCACTAACTGCTCACAAATAGCtgacattttaaatgttttattgccTCAAACATGGCTTTTGTAAACAAACAAAGCATCGTTACTTATGATAAAACTCCCTAAATAACCCAGTAGTGATAGATCCCAAGTTCTGCAGTAAGTCTAATTTATAACTAAGGTTAAGAGTAAtgctcagaagaagaaaaaagaatacTACTCAGAGAGCAATTTGGTTTTTTTCTGAGTAACTAGAAAGATAATTAATGGGATACTAATTTGCAGGATGAGTTAGTTCCTTCAACTAACCATGCAGCTAAAAGAACAGCTGCTGCCTACCTGTAGGTGGAAAAACTAGTGGTTGCTCGTTCCAAGAAGACCTCGTGGCCCAGCGGGTTAAACACTGGACTGCTGACCAACAGGCcacacaccaccagctgctctgtgggagacatgATGCACCTGCTTCCCTCAGACACCCGTGCGGGCAACCGTGCGGAGCAGGTCTAGTCTGTctgacagggtctctgtgagtggaaTCACCTCCCCAGcagggaggacgggcaataaCTGTTGACACATCTATTGAACTAGACAGGGTAGTGGGAAAGTTTTCCCAAGAAGAAGGTAAGATGAATTCATGCTTTTATATTTACTTCCTGTTACTGTGTAAAAAGATGTCTGTAAGTGTGAGCAGTGAAGACATTTAGATGTCTTAAAAGAGAGAATCACTTCAGCTCTTTGAGGATGAAGTACCTAACGTAACACATTGCCATCAAATAATGTCTGACTCACTGCCACCCTCTGCAGCGATACAGTTCTGAAACCTAGAGCAGATGTCCCCTCCATCTCTCGTCacggattggctggtgggtttgagctgccatcAGCACGGTGCCCACCCAGCACCTCCAGGGCACATCTCCGTGCCCTGCATCCACTGGGACTCATAGTGAttacaggacagggaaggactGCCCTTTtgtgtttccaaaactgtaatgttttttcctttttattgggggctcttacagatcttataacaatccttaaATCCATTGGAtcaagtacatatgttgccatccttcttttcagaacatttgctttctacttgagcccttggtaccagttcCTCCAACACAGACTCTTTTGATGGCAGTACAAAGTctgatctctctcccacagaggctggtgatttccaaccgcTGATCTTACAGTGAGCAGCCAACAGATTGCTGCCAGACTGGGCCCCCAGGAGCCCCCCCCGGGGAGTTCATAGTCAAGGCTAAATAACCTAAGAGGAATAACATAGGCTCAGTCAGAATAGTGAAGGAAGGTAGAAAATGTAAGCACTGCAGTAATTCCCATTACCGACAGTTCACGCCTGCAGCCAGGGGGCGCTGAACTTCTTTTCACCCTGACACATCTGATGTGTCTCCAAAGTTAAATGCAGGCTTTAGCCAGAACTCCCCAGGAAAGCATGAGTGAGACTTGAAGTGCTACACATGACTGACATATATCTGACGGATCAGTTCTCACAGAGGACTGGAGGCGCATCAACTCTGTTGAGGGTGCTCTGAACAGACAAGCAGTGACTATTTGCATGACAGCATTAAGCCATCGCCGTTTCCACGGTGGTAATGGATATTGTTGTTCTCTGCAGGTCCTTGAGGTGAAGGCCAAACGAAGAACTGGCAACCTTAACTTTGTGACTTGTATGAGGCAGACTCTGGGAAATCACTATGGAGAAAAGCCTGTCGGGATGGGAGGCACTTTCCTGGTTGAGAAGGGTCAAGTGAAGGCTCACATTATGGTAAGGGTAGGCATCGGTCGGGAGAtgtgtggggttttgttttcagtatggattgagAAGTCTATCTTTAAAGATACCCTGAGGAAAATCCTTTTTCTGTATGCAGATTAAATGCGGTAGGTACATCACATAGTGAGATAATGTCTGACTAGAACTCTGTTTTCACGTTACTCAATTCGAACTTTCATTGCCCGAATCCCAAACTCAGCACGCACtgctgtcgttaggtgccatggagtgggtTCTGAAAgcagtgccaagccctgcagcaTGCTCACAAAAGCTGTGATGCTGgagcctgttgctgcagccacgAGGCTGCTGCTCCTCTCCCTCGCCACAGGTGCGGTTCTCCCGTGGCGCATCAATGCCTGGATTCTTTCCTTCACATTCTGCCAGCAGGCATGATGCTACTTATTGGGATGGCAACACACTCACAAGAGAATGGATCAACACTCACTGTGGTCGAGCTCTTTTAGTGACCTATAcgcccgagtagaactgcccctgtgtgtttccaaaagcctcggctttctccctaAGAGTGACCTGCCGGAAGCAGCCCAACTGGACATTCACTGTGCCCCTGGGGCTCCTAGAAAACGAGTTTAAGAAAAAGCAAACTAACTCGCCGCCATCGAGTTGACGCTGACCAACAGCAACCcattaggacagagcagaactgtccggGGTTCTGAGGCCGTCGGTGTTTAtgcgaatagaaagcctcattttccttccatgAGAAAACCATTAAGGAATGAAAAATAGGACGATAGAGGGGAGTTCCAAAAACTTAATGGAAAAATAGagttaaaaggtaatggaattttcccatgaactgtaGAAGCCTGTTCAcatatgaaatggcctcattccTTCATCAGTTTTCATTTACACACATGGAGTATGCTTTTGAAATGAAAGTATATAACTTGATACCAAAAATGGGTCCTAGAATATATGAGGcttacttttttttaacttaatgaAACAGCATATGTATTTTAAGTTTTAACACTCAGTTACACATAACTGGTCTGCACAGTGGGCACTCTATGCGGAACTGAGAAGTCCAAGGCCTaaacctaccagctgccccacaggcgaAAGACGTGACGATCTGCTTCCGTACACACTGCTGCTACggtggttgttgggtgctgtccagtcagttccgacGCACGGCAAGcatgtaccacagaatgaaacactgccccctgctgtgccggcctcacaattgttcttatgtctgagcccattgttgctgccgctGTGTCAGCCACCAGGTCAAGGACCTTCCTGCTTTTCActgccttctacttgaccaagcctgAAGTCCTCCTTCAGggatcggtctctcctgacaacatgcccaaagaacACGAGACGAACCTGATCTTTGCCTCTGAGGCGCATTCGGCCGTGAAGatgatagctttggaaaccccgtgggcgCAGTTCTGCTGGTGCATTGGGGCTGTGCATTaattagaattgacttaatggcaacagGTCAGTAGTCACTATGTCGATTTGTGTTTTTATGATAGCCTGCAGAATTTTCGTCCTGCCCATTGAACTCTGATGAAGAGGTGGCGGAATGGTTGCGTTTCTATGAGATGCAGGCTCCTTTGGTTTGTCTGCCAGTTTTTGTCTCCAAAGACCCAGTAAGTCCGTATCTATCTTTCATATTACAGAATACTACAATGATAAGgcttgattttaaaaatgtattggcTAGTTACTTCTTGTGTTGCCGATGAGAACTAGAATATATCTAGAATTctcttgaaagatggaggagcaaGTGACCAATTACCTTGTAAGTTAGGTAGAACAGATTCTATCTTTGAGAAAATGAAGGCGCTCATTTTAAATGACAACCAAAGTCCTGGTAAGCTGCAGGACTGGGACTCAGCTATCCGATTATCTTATTTGGTGTTTCGTATACTTGTATACTATCGCAAGCTCATTTTAGAGAACATTAGTGAAATACAGACCAACTGAAATAAAATACTTAGCAAAATAATGATTGGTCTTATCTTTTGACCCAACAATTACATTCTAAAAGTTTTTCCTTAAGTATTTTCATGGATTTCTAAATGAACTGGTTACATGATTATTTATGAACATCATTGTTATATTGAGAAGAACTAGAAACAATCTAATGTTCAACTGGGAAACGGTGTGTACCATAGAATACCATGTAGATGTCAAACACTAGGAGAGCTTTTTATGCCCTGATACACCAAGAAGAGAAAGCTATATTGTTAAAGGAAAAAAGCAACTGGCAGAACACATGTTCTgcctattttatttattcattatgtTGGGgagtaccagcccccacaatggaatgggtccaaaggggggttgtgtaattgaggggtaaaattaaagagacatcagacaagacaaaGCCTGCAAGCGCTCACCTctgggacagccatgatctcagcagccaggtctgcagAGAGCAAGAACATATTTCCAATCACTGCTATATCCAAgtgcaagcccccctaattaGATTATAACAGGAAGGGATTGTACCataggcatacatgcaatagggggGGACAAGCTAGGCGTGTACACAtagtaggaaggggaggcactggGAGCATATATGTGGCAAGATGGACGGATccaagattcaagatggcagcctaatcttGGTCCTCttggagttggcttgaccttgtctttgaGCTCTCTTTCCAGGGAGCAATCCACTCTCCTTATCAGCAGGAAGTGGGTCCCacctaggctgggagagacaaTAGGGTCTGGCTGCTCTAGATGGCGGATAACCAACAGGGAGATAACCCtctaagcagttgacctccaagtgtgtagGCAATGACCATGTGTTCTTTGGTTTGGCATAGATTATGGGGGACTACCTGGGGAAAAACCTTCCTGTATCCCACATTatgttttagaaatatttttattgacatataattcacatgtcacatACTTCAAGAGTTTggtcatattaaagagttgtacatCATTACTACAGtccattccagaacattttcttctgtcgTGTTCTAATTGCTACtacctccccatttccctccaacctctccTCCCACACTCCCAATAAGCCattcatctagttactgtctctatagattacctatcctagatttcatatactggaaaaaaataacaacagaataaaccagagaaaagcctcaattgaaaagaaattttaaaataataaaaatcagaacaaattttaagtgggtcaaaggggagatcaaatgatcaagtGTTACATTTCACCCTCACTggttctgcaacaatccactttccattgTTGTTTCTGCTAGGTCCTGGGTTCTCTGTGCatagtgaccccttggggggagtcgaatgaccctttcacaggtgttgcccaactcctaacagtagcaaaattaaagttacgaagtagcaacaaaaataattttatggttggggcctcaccacacatgaggcactgtattaaaggggcgcggcatgaggaaggttgagaagcactgtgcaAGGTGGTAGCAAGGTAAATCACATCCCTGCTCcatggccagaggggattcagCAGAGGCAGGATCCACCTGCATTTCccatttacttttttgtttttatatgaaacaacttttttttttagagtTTGAGGATAAGTATATGAAACAACTTTAAGATAGGTCAAAAggcagatcaaatgataaggtattaatgTAGCATAACTACATCTGCTCTTTTCCTGTAGTGCTTGTTTGAAAAACTCCAATTGCTATAACAAATAAAGAAaggctctccccaccccaccccacccctgctccttCAGAACACTTACACAAACTAATCTGAATACTAACCTCTTGTCTCTTCTAGGGGTTTGATTTGCGCCTGGAGCACACTCACTTTTTCAGTCACCATGGAGAAGGCGGGCATTACCATTGTGATACTACCCCGGATACCGTGGAGTATCTTGGCTACTTCTCACCTGCAGAGTTTCTCTTCCGGATTGATCAACCAAAGGAGAGCCATTCATTTGGGCGAGATTAAACAGCTGACACTCATTTATAGAAAGAAATAATTAAGgtgttttttcttaaaatttaaaTCAAGCTTACTAATTGATATG contains the following coding sequences:
- the C4H11orf54 gene encoding ester hydrolase C11orf54 homolog, producing the protein MACAEFSFHVPSLEELAGVLQKGLRGNFADAQVSVVDCPDLTQEPFTFPAKGICGKTRIAEIGGVPYLMPLVNLKKVYDLNKIAKDIKLPGAFILGAGAGPFQTLGFNSEFMPVIQTESEHRAPVNGSYFARVNPADGGCMLQKYSEKHHDFGCALLANLFASEGQPGKVLEVKAKRRTGNLNFVTCMRQTLGNHYGEKPVGMGGTFLVEKGQVKAHIMPAEFSSCPLNSDEEVAEWLRFYEMQAPLVCLPVFVSKDPGFDLRLEHTHFFSHHGEGGHYHCDTTPDTVEYLGYFSPAEFLFRIDQPKESHSFGRD